The region tattgttcCTTTCCGTATCCGATCCCAGTTCGAAATTTAGACAAATGAGGAACCACAATTAACGTAACACATTTATACGGTTCTATTTTAGCAACAGTTCAGCTTTTTAGCTAGCCCTCCTTCTGTGTTACACCATGTCCTGTGTAGTGTTTCTGGAGAAATACGTTTCTTTCAGTTGTCCGTAGCGAGTCTGTTGTTTTACTATTACTATACTTGTTCCTGTTGACTTTGTTAAGTTTCTCTGCCACAAACATAATCATGATCGATAAGACAATAATAAACGTGTATATAAGATTAAAAActggaaaagcaaacatacTACCATGAGAAAGATAGCGAGATAAAGCGGGTGTCGtgtgttgattgattgtttcaaGGCGTCTTCCGTTTACCGATGGCTCAGGCTGGAGGTTGTCCCCACTTATATAGACGCCACACGACGTCGACTATTGGAGTACTTTCGATGAGATCTAACACTTCAATTCAGTTCGCCACGACAACCTATTGGACAAGCACCACGCAATGGCCATTGTGTATCCGCTGCTGTTCGTCGCACTGGTACTGATACCAGTGGCACCAGCGTTGCAGTGCTACTCCTGCGATACCGAAACGAGTGATTTGGATTGTGATGATTTGAGCATCGTAGCTAAAACACCATGCATGGCATTCAGTTCCGATCATCCAATTATTCCGATCTGTGGCTACAAACGACTTCAAAAGGCAGGTACCACCGATGAGGACCGTGTGTGGCGTGGCTGCTCGGTTGCTGGCGAGTGTACACTCCTGGGGCGACAAGGAAATGAAGCATTTGGTAATGGGTTCAGCTTGACCCAATGCAAGGAGTGCAGTGAGGATAACTGTAACGATAACAATTTAACTCCCGCAGCAGCCTCTCTGCCTGGGTTGAAGAGAGCTGTGTGGTTTACGTCCTTCGTTGCTGCGGTAATAATGCTAGATCTTTGGTAGATCTGCATCTTCAAATACAATAAAACGTAGCTTCTCTCCGAAAACCCCCCTGTTTAGATCTTTTCTGGTCCGACGTCACAAAGCATTGGTGAAGGGCATGACGATGCCATGGTGGAGCCAGCCTTACTTGTACCCAAATCGCTCAACGATAGGTGGCGTACCTGGGCCAATTTCTCCTCGAGCAGATCGCAGGATTTCACTAACAGCGGTTCCCACTTGGGTGGTGGTAAGCTAAACTCCTGCTGCGGAGGTAGCTTGTGCAGCTCAATATCAGGTCCGAGTAGAAGCGACACGTGATCGAACATGTCCACCAGGGCGGATGCTTCATCTAGCAATCGTGAGACAGCCCGATGTTGCCGATCGCTCCAGGTTACGGTTTTCTGGTTGGGTGCACGTGGTCGCCTCGGTGGGATCGGTGAGAGTCGCATATTGGCAACGCGTGAACCGATGACGAGATCCTTAAATTCAGCCCACGGCCGTTCGCCTTCACCGATCGAGCGACGCGGTAGCTCGCGCCCCACGTACTGTTCCGAGTCCTCATcggaaaaatccaaatcatGCCACGCGGCAAACGTGGGCGTCTCCAGCAGTTGACCACGGTGAGGCGATGGATCTCCTTCGACCGTCGCACTGATCAAATCCGGTGTGTTGGCTTCCTTAACACTGTCGCTACTGCCATGCGACGAGCACACGAGCTCTTCCTGTGCCGTATCTCCTGCAAGTGGCCTTGAAccgccggccaccggtgatgcCATGAAAAAACTTTTAATGAGCGGTTCCTCCTCTCCGGCTGCTTCGGATTCCTCCAACACATCTGCATCAAGCGGTTTCGGTAGGATCTTCGATAGAAGCGACGATGggccagctgttgctgttccctGTGATGCCACTGAACCTTGCTGCTGTTCATTGCCGGTCAGCGGATCAAGGAATTTGCGAAACGAGATGCCACTGCGCGGGATCGCGGTCTGAGTGCCACTGTCACAGGTTTCCACACCTTCCGTCATTTGTGCTACCGAGTGGGTGAGGATTACTGTCGGGGAAGGAGGGTGAAAAGAATTGTTAAACTCGCTATAACGTCTTGAGCGCCGTGTAGATGATACTAACAATTTCCAATCTCACGCATCACCAGATTGCCATCGGTAAGTATTTCCTCGTCCACCATCGGAACCAGATCTGTTTGCTCGTCGGTCGATGCCTCTTTCATTAGCTTCGTATGAACTGGATCTGTTTGCACCGTTGCATTCACTCGTCGCATACGCCTAGAACGAGAAGAGAGAACGAAGGTGAGCTGAACTTGCTTGGCAATGCGTGTGGGTGCCGTGCATCGCAGGCGCAGAACAGATTTATTTTTGGATCCGTAATCCGGTCCACCCTAGTGGCTGGTTGGTAGGACTGAAACAAATACACGCTGGTGAAGGGATGGATCACACTCACTTGGAAGCCTCAAGAAACCGTGCCTTGATGTCGGGTTTGGGAGGAGGCGGTACCGGAACCGCGGTCAAACTGGCCGGACGCCATGGTGGCCGCTCTTTCTGTGTAGCGGAGGTTGTGATTTGTTCCACGTCCTTGGAAGATTTTCTAGGTCCCTTCACGATCCCAATCGATCTATCGAGCATTaacgaagaacaagaagatcgaattaattttaaaaatgttgacACTCAAATAGGAGATACAAATTAGCTTTAATTACAGCATTACCTGAGCGAGGTGTGGGAGTTTGCTGCCGACACTACCAACGATTCATCGCTAACACTTTGCGTTTCATCCGACGATACGACACTGCCAGGTGATTTGCTCATCCTTGCTGCTTTTTTTATAATCCAGAAGAGTTCGGATTCCTCTAGCGTTGCTGctattcaatcaatttccaagCTATCCCGTTACGGCTCTAAATTCCCGTGATCTCCCGAGTAACGTTACAACGGAACTGGAACGGGGTGTTCTGGTTCTCGCGCGGGAATCGTTCGGTTGTTTACCAGTTCGTATCTAGAacgaggatgatggtggttgccgTACGGAGCGGTAAGGAGAGCTATTTTCATGAAGCATTTAGAGTCACGAGGCTCACTTCGTGGGTGTATTGATTTTTCGCGGATCGTCCGCCGCAAGGGCAATAATCCGTGGCCCAGGGCATGGTACACGTGCATCGCGAATAGGGTGCGTAGCAATGGATTACTGTTTGGTACACGTTGGATGGCATTGAACGGTGCAACTCACGCCAGCAGTAATTGTATCAGATAGCCGCGTTGAATCGATTAATTACCGAGGAAATGATGCTTActcctttcccttttattcCATTAGACATCGAAATTTGAAATTAGAAAGGATTCTACGTGTGATGATATCGTCGAGCGATGGAcaaataaaatgattaaatcaTTAATTCCGAACACATAAATTAGCTCTAACGATGTTTATTTAATAAACGACGCTCTCTAGTTTGAATAGAACATGGCCAAATGCCGCAGTACATCCTTGTTATAATCTTCGAGCGTTGGTTTCCCCGCAACGTACCCGCACTGTGTGTACAACTCGATCGGAGTCTTCCGGAACCACATGTTCCGCTCGGTTGTTGAGCTCAGATCCAACGTGTTCAATTGAAACACGCTGAAATGGAACGTTTTGCTATCTGTTTGCACCGCTTGCACCGTGATCGGATGTGGAAGAGCCTTCACATCGTTGCCGTACAGTTGCCGGGCCCGTGACGCAGCCACAGCAAACGCT is a window of Anopheles aquasalis chromosome 2, idAnoAquaMG_Q_19, whole genome shotgun sequence DNA encoding:
- the LOC126570292 gene encoding uncharacterized protein LOC126570292, whose amino-acid sequence is MSKSPGSVVSSDETQSVSDESLVVSAANSHTSLRSIGIVKGPRKSSKDVEQITTSATQKERPPWRPASLTAVPVPPPPKPDIKARFLEASKRMRRVNATVQTDPVHTKLMKEASTDEQTDLVPMVDEEILTDGNLVMREIGNLILTHSVAQMTEGVETCDSGTQTAIPRSGISFRKFLDPLTGNEQQQGSVASQGTATAGPSSLLSKILPKPLDADVLEESEAAGEEEPLIKSFFMASPVAGGSRPLAGDTAQEELVCSSHGSSDSVKEANTPDLISATVEGDPSPHRGQLLETPTFAAWHDLDFSDEDSEQYVGRELPRRSIGEGERPWAEFKDLVIGSRVANMRLSPIPPRRPRAPNQKTVTWSDRQHRAVSRLLDEASALVDMFDHVSLLLGPDIELHKLPPQQEFSLPPPKWEPLLVKSCDLLEEKLAQVRHLSLSDLGTSKAGSTMASSCPSPMLCDVGPEKI